The Deinococcus ruber region AAGGGGGAGCAGCGAAGGGAACGGCCATTGGGACAGGACCCGGTGCCGACGCGCCCGCCAGCTTCCTGACGCCCCCGCAGGCCGAGTGGCGCACCCCCGGCGAGGGTGAAGTGTGGGGCTACGTGCTCTCGCGTGAGGACGACCTGACTGCCGAACTGCTCGACGCCGCCACTTTCGACGGCGAGGTGGTGCGGGTGGCCCCGGTCACGCTGCCACAGGCGAAGGAAGCTGCGCCGGAAGGGCTGGGACTGGGCACGCCCGGCACCGGCAAGGCCCCCAAAACGCCCAGAGCGCCCAAAGCCCCTGTCGGGCACGTCGAGGAGGCCGAATTCATCGGGCAGCGCGAGGTGAAGGCAGCAGGAGCCAAGGCGCTCGCCACACACCTGAACGTGCGTGGGCTGGGGCAGATCGTGCCCGGCGACGACCCGCTGCTGATGGCGTATCTGCTCGACCCCGCCACCACCTCGATGACGCTCGCATCCGAGAAGTTTCTGAATGTGGCGTGGCCCGACGACGCTGCCACCCGCGCCGCGATCACCGCAGAGCTGCTGCACCGCCTGCCTGCCGAACTCGACGACGCCCGCAAGCGCCTGTACAACGACATTGAGCGCCCGCTGGCAAAGGTCCTGGCCCGCATGGAAGTGCGCGGCATTCGGCTCGATTCCGAGTATCTGCGCGGCCTGGGCCTGGCGACTGGGGCCAGAATTCAGGCGCTGGAACAGGAAATCTATGCCCACGCGGGGCACGAATTCTCGGTGTCGTCGCGCGATCAGCTCGAAAAGGTGCTGTACGACGAACTGGGGCTGGCGAGCGGCAAAAAGACCAAGCTGACCGGGAAGCGCAGCACGGCGGTTTCGGCGCTGGAACCGCTCAGGAACGAGCACCCGATCATTCCGGTGCTGCTGGAGTACCGCGAACTCAGCAAGCTGAAAGGTACATACCTCGACCCGCTGCCCGCGCTGGTCAACCCGCGCACCGGGCGACTGCACACCACCTTTGCACAGGCGAGCGTGGCGACTGGCCGCCTGAGCAGCCTGAATCCCAACCTCCAGAACATCCCGATCCGCAGCGCCGTGGGGCGCGAACTCCGCAAGGGCTTTATCGCAGATCCCGGCTTTCAGCTGATCAGCGCCGACTATTCGCAGATCGAACTGCGGCTGCTGGCGCACATCGCCGACGACGAACTGATGCAGCAGGCGTTCGTGTCGGGCGCAGATATTCACCGCCGCACCGCGTCGCAGGTGCTGGGCGTGATGGAAGACCTGGTGACGGTGGAGCAGCGCCGCGCTGCCAAAACGGTGAATTTCGGCGTGCTGTACGGCATGAGCGCTCACCGTCTCAGCAACGATCTGGGCATTCCGTATGCCGATGCCAGCGGCTTTATCGACCGCTATTTCGCCACGTACCCCGGCATTCGCGGCTATATCGACCGCACGCTGGCCTTCGGGCGCGAACACGGCTACGTCGAAACGCTGTTCGGGCGGCGGCGCTACGTGCCGGAACTGAGCAGCAGCAACCGCAACGTGCGCGAGGCGGGCGAGCGGGTGGCGTACAACATGCCGATTCAGGGCACCGCCGCCGACATCATCAAGCTGGCGATGGTCAGGCTCGATCAGCCGCTGGAAGAACTGGGCGCACGCATGCTGCTTCAGGTGCACGACGAACTGCTGGTGGAAGCCCCCGAAGACCGCGCCGAAGAGGTGGCGGCGCTGGTGCAGACCATGATGCAGGACGCCATGACGCTGAAGGTGCCGCTGAATGTGGAAGTGGGCGTGGGGCCAAACTGGTTCGATACGAAGTAAGGGAAGTACGGGAGGTGCGCTCACGGCTTATCGCCAGGAGTCACTTTCGCTACACTTCCCCCATGCCCCCAGAAGCTGCCCCCACCCGCAAGCTGACCGCCCCGCAACACCCCTTACTCATGCACAAGCTCTCGCTGATGCGCGACATCCGCACGGGTGTCAAGGAGTTCCGTGAGCTGGCCGCCGAAGTGAGCCTGCTGCTGGCGTATGAAGCGATGCGCGATCTGGAAACCGCGCCCGAGACCCTGAGTACCCCACTCGCCACCGCCGAATTTCCGATGCTCAGCGGGAAGAAGCTGGCACTGGTGGCGATTCTGCGGGCGGGCCTGATCATGACCGAGAGCATGGTGCGCCTGATTCCGGCGGCGAAGGTCGGGCACATCGGCCTGTACCGCGACCCGGTCAGCCTGGAACCGGTGGCGTACTATTCTAAGCTGCCGCAGGACATCTCCGAGCGCCGCGTGTTCCTGACCGATCCGATGCTGGCGACGGGCGGTTCGGCGGTGGCGGCCATCGACACCCTTAAGGCGGCGGGCGCACAGAGCATCAAGCTGATGACCATTCTGAGCGTGCCGGAAGGCATCAAGCGCGTTCACGACGCTCACCCCGATGTCGAGATCGTGACGGCGGCCATCGACGACGGGCTGAACGATCACGGCTACATCGTGCCGGGCCTGGGCGACGCGGGCGACAGGATTTACGGAACGAAGTAGGGCAGCTTGTAGCGTGTTGCCTGTCGCTTGTAGAAACAGCCACGAGCCACAGGTCACATGCTGCTCTAGACCATTTCTTGCGATTCCTCACACGGGCGTCGTACACTGGTCTCTGTCCGCAAGGCCCTAAAATTCGCACCGCCCTCTCGTCACGCACCCCAATTGCCCGAGGAAACTCACGGGTAAGAGCCGGGGAAAGGTAGGCACATCATGGCAGAAGTGATTCTGGAGCATATCTACAAGCGCTACGGCAAGACCCAGACAGCAGTGAAGGACTTCAACCTGCACATCAAGGACAAGGAGTTCATGGTGTTCGTCGGGCCGTCCGGCTGCGGAAAGTCCACCACCCTCCGCATGATCGCGGGTCTGGAGGACATCTCCGAGGGCACGCTGAAGATCGGGGACCGCGTCGTGAATGACGTGCCGCCCAAAGACCGCGATATCGCGATGGTCTTCCAGAACTACGCGCTGTACCCCCACATGAATGTGTACGACAACATGGCGTTCGGCCTGAAGCTCCGCAAGACCCCCAAGGAGCAGATTGACGCCCGCGTGCGTGACGCCGCCAAGATCCTTCAGATCGAGCACCTGCTGGGCCGTAAGCCCAAGGAGCTGTCGGGCGGTCAGCGTCAGCGCGTCGCCCTGGGCCGCGCCATCGTGCGCGAGCCGAAAGTGTTCCTGATGGACGAGCCGCTGTCCAACCTGGACGCCAAGCTGCGCGTCGAGATGCGCTCGCAGATTTCGCAGCTTCACCGCCGCCTGGAAACCACCATCATCTACGTGACGCACGATCAGGTCGAGGCCATGACCATGGGTAGCCGCATCGTGGTCATGCGCGACGGCATCATCATGCAGTGCGACACCCCGCTGAACCTGTACGACTACCCCAAGAACAAGTTCGTGGCAGGCTTCATCGGCAGCCCCAGCATGAACTTCGTGACCGGCAAGGTGCAGAACGGGCAGTTCATCATCGGCGGGTCTCCGGTTGCGCCTCAGGGCCGTCTGTCCGAGAGCCTGAAGGCCTATGAAGGCAAAGACGTGATGATGGGCATTCGCCCCGAGCACCTCGGCCTGCGCGGCATGACCAACCTGGCAGAAGGCACCAACATCGTGCGCGGCAAAGTTCTGGTCGTCGAGCCGCTGGGCGCACAGACCGACTTCATCGTCGAGATTGCCGGGCAGACCGTAACCGTGAAGGTAGACGGTCAGGCCCGCATCCAGCCGGGCGACAACGTGGAACTGGTCATCGATCAGCGCCGCCTGCACGCCTTCGACACCCAGACCGAAGACGCCATCGACCGTGGTCAGCCCACCGGCACGATGGGTCAGGCCGATGTCGAGAGCCTCTACAGCGGGCGTCAGTCGGTTTCGGCAGACTGAACCGGGCATTCAGCAGGGGGCAGGCAGCTTTCGGGTTGCCTGCCCCCTGCTGTTGCCGCCCCCGCCCTTCTGAGGAAACCTGGTCACGTTTCTCATACCCCCGGATTGCCGTTGCCCGCTGCATCGGCTAGATTGGTCCGAGTTCATTCCACGTTCACGCACACCGGAGGTTTCCCATGAAGAAAGCCATCATCGCTCTGTGTACCCTCGCCGTACTCGGCAGTCTCGCTCAGGCCCGCACCTGGGATCAGATCAAGGCCAGCGGCACCATCAAGATCGCCACCGAGGGCGCGTTCCCCCCCTTCAACTACTTCGAGGGCAAGAAGCTGACCGGCTTCGAGGTCGATCTGGGAACGGCCATCGGCAAGCAACTCGGCCTGAAGGTGGAGTGGGTCACGCAGCCGTTCGACAACCTGCTGATCGGGCTGAACCAGGACCGCTACGATTTCGTGATCGCCTCGCACGGCATCACGCCCGAGCGCCAGAAAGCGGTGGATTTTTCCAACCCGCACTACTGCACCGGCGGGGCCATCGTCAGCAAGGTGGGCGGCCCCAAGACGGTCGCTGACCTGAAGGGCAAGACGGTGGCGGTGCAGGTCGGCACCACGTATCTGGAAAATGTGCAGAAGGTTGCGGGCGTGGGCAGCGTCAAGACCTTCCCCAAGGACACCGACGCCCAGGCCGCGCTGATGGCGGGCCGCGTCGATGTGTGGGTGGGCGACAAGTTCAGTGCGCTGGACGTGGTGAAGGCTCAGGGCGGCAAGCTCCAGCTCGGAAGCCTGCTGTTTCAGGAGCGCATCGCCATGGCGGTCAAGAAGGGCAACAGCAGCCTGCTGAAAGAGCTGAACAGCAGCCTCGCCACCGAGCTGAGCAACGGCACCTACGCCAAGCTGAGCAATCAGTACTTCAAGATGGACATTCGCTGCAAATAACGCCTGTTGCGTGTGCCTTGTAGAAAGAGCGAACAACGAATACACAGAAAGCCCCGCCGATCTGGTGGGGTTTTTCTGTTGCTGCGGCTCTGAAATTTGAGCGCAAGAACTGGATGGTGCTGTCTGCCGCGCCTGCCTATGCTGAGTCTTAAGGGAGGTTGACCCATGACCCAGACCATGACAGACGATGCCTGCTGGCAGGCGATTCAGACGCGGGATGCGGCCTTTGACGGGCAGTTTTACTACGCGGTGACCACCACCGGAATTTACTGCCGCCCGTCGTGTCCGTCGCGCCGGGCAAAGCGCGAGCACGTGCAGTATTTTGCCGACCTGTCGGCGGCTCAGGCGGCTGGCTTTCGTGCCTGCCTGCGCTGTAAACCCGGCGAAGTCGGAGCCGCTCAGCGGGTGGTGGCGCAGCTTCAGGGGCTGCTCGACACCGCCGAACCCGTGCCCACGCTGGCGCAACTGGGGCAGGCGGTGGGCCTCAGTCCATTTTATGTGCAGCGCATGTTCAAGGCGGCGCTGGGCGTCAGTCCGAAGCAGTACGCGCTGGGGCGGCGTGGCGAGCGCCTGAAGGCAGAACTGCGGGCCGGGAGTGCCGTCACCACCGCCATGTACGACGCCGGACACCCCTCCTCGCGCACGCTCTACGATCCGGCTACCGATCAGCTCGGGATGCCGCCCAGCAGCTATCGGCGCGGCGGGGCGGGGCAGCAGGTGTTCTATACCGTCGTCCAGAGCGTGCTGGGGCCGATGCTGGTGGCCGCCACCGGGCGCGGGCTGTGTTCGGTGCGCTTTGGCGACGCGGCGGAACTGGTGGCAGAGCTGCGGGCCGAGTATCCACAGGCCGAACTGCTGTCAGAGGCCGCTCCGCTCCAGCCGTATCTGACGGCGCTGCATGCCGAGCTGGCAGGGCGACCGGCAGCGGCGCTGAACCTGCCCCGCGACGCGGCGGGTACCGACTTCCAGCGGCGGGTGTGGGAGGCGCTGCGCGGCATTCCGGCGGGCGAGACGCGCTCGTATGCCGACGTTGCCGCCCTGATCGGAGAGCCGAATGCGGTGCGGGCCGTGGCGCGGGCCTGCGCGAGCAATCCGCTGGCACTGGTGGTGCCGTGTCACCGGGTCGTTCGCAGGGGCGGGGAATTGGGCGGCTACCGCTGGGGCGTGGAGCGCAAACGGGCGCTGCTGGAGGGCGAACAGCGTGCCCGCCAGAATGCCGCGCAGCCCGCCTGAGGCTCGGATTTCCAGCTCCCATCGGAATGCCCGATACCAGCTTCAGTGCGTGCCAGCCGCGCCCGATGGCGTACCGGACGGCAAAAGCGCACCCTGAATTCAGGAGGCACCACCATGACCATGCACCACGTTCGCCCGCCGGTTTCGCTGCCGCTCGTTCCTCAGCTTCCGCCGCGTGTACAGGCATCTGACCGGGTCTTCGGTGCCTACGTGTTTGAAGTGACCGTGCCCGAAGGTCAGGTGCTGCACCCCGTCGAGGGCTGGACGCTACGGCTGTGGCCTCAGGCCAGACTGGGTGACGGCACGCTGGAAGCCCGTGCAGACGGCAGCGAGCCGCTTTCCGATCTGCTGGACCAGCTCGGAGCGCAGCGCATTCGCCCACTCGGGCCGATCCGCGTCAGAAAGAGCGGCTGATCTCGGTTCCGAGCAGTTCCCTGACCATAGGTTCAGGGGATTGTTCTTTCAGACCAACTGGAGCCTTTCGTCAAGAAGCGCATTGCTCTGACGCGGGCTGAAGAAGCGCTGAGGCGGCATAATCGGCCTGTGACCTTGCCGCCCGAACCGTCCACCACCGCGTTTCCCCGTGCGTGGAGCGTGATGCGCCAGTTTGCAGGCACGGGCCGCGCTCCTCGCCGCCAGTTTCTGCCGCCCGGCGCGGTGGCGGAGCTGCTGGCCGGAGCCGAAGCGCTGCTGCCAGTGCTGGACGCACCCGAGCTGCCCTGGGCACTGGCCGAGGCGGTGCACGACCCCGCTTATCTGGAGCGCTGGCGCAGCGGCTCAGTCACGCGGGCCGAAGAGCGGGCGATGGGCTTTGGCTGGGACGCCCAGATTGCCCGGCGCGGGCGGCTGTCGAGCGGCGCGACCCTCGCGGCCACACAGGACGCCCTGAGCTACGGCGCGGGCCTGCATCTGGGCGGCGGCACCCACCACGCTTACGCCGAGCATGCCGAGGGATTCAGCTTTCTGAACGACGTGGTGATCGCCGCCCACTGGGCCAGAACGCAGGGAACCGGGCGGGTGGCGGTACTCGATCTGGACGTGCATCAGGGCAACGGCACCGCGCACATGCTGGAGAAGCAGCTCTGGGCGCTGCCGATCAGTCTGCACGCGGCGGGAAATTACCCGTTCGTGAAGGAGCCGGGCG contains the following coding sequences:
- the polA gene encoding DNA polymerase I is translated as MTASATPTTIVLIDGHALAFRSYFSMQGKTFSNAGGENTHAVHIFMKTLVRFLKVPTNQVIVLFDPPVKTFRHEQFDGYKAGRADIPADLPGQINRIRELVDAMGIPRLEVPGYEADDVVGTLSVMAAGQGHPVRILTSDRDSYQLLHGDIRVISSDFALIGPDEVREKYGVSVEQWVDYRSLTGDSSDNIPGAKGIGPKTAAKLLQDYGTLDTILEKAQDGTLEPKSAREKIVASLDNVKFSRQLSCIVTDLPLSVELGVGRMPGDPARLDALLTELELGSLRRDLLALEGGAAKGTAIGTGPGADAPASFLTPPQAEWRTPGEGEVWGYVLSREDDLTAELLDAATFDGEVVRVAPVTLPQAKEAAPEGLGLGTPGTGKAPKTPRAPKAPVGHVEEAEFIGQREVKAAGAKALATHLNVRGLGQIVPGDDPLLMAYLLDPATTSMTLASEKFLNVAWPDDAATRAAITAELLHRLPAELDDARKRLYNDIERPLAKVLARMEVRGIRLDSEYLRGLGLATGARIQALEQEIYAHAGHEFSVSSRDQLEKVLYDELGLASGKKTKLTGKRSTAVSALEPLRNEHPIIPVLLEYRELSKLKGTYLDPLPALVNPRTGRLHTTFAQASVATGRLSSLNPNLQNIPIRSAVGRELRKGFIADPGFQLISADYSQIELRLLAHIADDELMQQAFVSGADIHRRTASQVLGVMEDLVTVEQRRAAKTVNFGVLYGMSAHRLSNDLGIPYADASGFIDRYFATYPGIRGYIDRTLAFGREHGYVETLFGRRRYVPELSSSNRNVREAGERVAYNMPIQGTAADIIKLAMVRLDQPLEELGARMLLQVHDELLVEAPEDRAEEVAALVQTMMQDAMTLKVPLNVEVGVGPNWFDTK
- the upp gene encoding uracil phosphoribosyltransferase, coding for MPPEAAPTRKLTAPQHPLLMHKLSLMRDIRTGVKEFRELAAEVSLLLAYEAMRDLETAPETLSTPLATAEFPMLSGKKLALVAILRAGLIMTESMVRLIPAAKVGHIGLYRDPVSLEPVAYYSKLPQDISERRVFLTDPMLATGGSAVAAIDTLKAAGAQSIKLMTILSVPEGIKRVHDAHPDVEIVTAAIDDGLNDHGYIVPGLGDAGDRIYGTK
- a CDS encoding ABC transporter ATP-binding protein; this encodes MAEVILEHIYKRYGKTQTAVKDFNLHIKDKEFMVFVGPSGCGKSTTLRMIAGLEDISEGTLKIGDRVVNDVPPKDRDIAMVFQNYALYPHMNVYDNMAFGLKLRKTPKEQIDARVRDAAKILQIEHLLGRKPKELSGGQRQRVALGRAIVREPKVFLMDEPLSNLDAKLRVEMRSQISQLHRRLETTIIYVTHDQVEAMTMGSRIVVMRDGIIMQCDTPLNLYDYPKNKFVAGFIGSPSMNFVTGKVQNGQFIIGGSPVAPQGRLSESLKAYEGKDVMMGIRPEHLGLRGMTNLAEGTNIVRGKVLVVEPLGAQTDFIVEIAGQTVTVKVDGQARIQPGDNVELVIDQRRLHAFDTQTEDAIDRGQPTGTMGQADVESLYSGRQSVSAD
- a CDS encoding ABC transporter substrate-binding protein; translated protein: MKKAIIALCTLAVLGSLAQARTWDQIKASGTIKIATEGAFPPFNYFEGKKLTGFEVDLGTAIGKQLGLKVEWVTQPFDNLLIGLNQDRYDFVIASHGITPERQKAVDFSNPHYCTGGAIVSKVGGPKTVADLKGKTVAVQVGTTYLENVQKVAGVGSVKTFPKDTDAQAALMAGRVDVWVGDKFSALDVVKAQGGKLQLGSLLFQERIAMAVKKGNSSLLKELNSSLATELSNGTYAKLSNQYFKMDIRCK
- the ada gene encoding bifunctional DNA-binding transcriptional regulator/O6-methylguanine-DNA methyltransferase Ada, giving the protein MTQTMTDDACWQAIQTRDAAFDGQFYYAVTTTGIYCRPSCPSRRAKREHVQYFADLSAAQAAGFRACLRCKPGEVGAAQRVVAQLQGLLDTAEPVPTLAQLGQAVGLSPFYVQRMFKAALGVSPKQYALGRRGERLKAELRAGSAVTTAMYDAGHPSSRTLYDPATDQLGMPPSSYRRGGAGQQVFYTVVQSVLGPMLVAATGRGLCSVRFGDAAELVAELRAEYPQAELLSEAAPLQPYLTALHAELAGRPAAALNLPRDAAGTDFQRRVWEALRGIPAGETRSYADVAALIGEPNAVRAVARACASNPLALVVPCHRVVRRGGELGGYRWGVERKRALLEGEQRARQNAAQPA
- a CDS encoding histone deacetylase family protein encodes the protein MTLPPEPSTTAFPRAWSVMRQFAGTGRAPRRQFLPPGAVAELLAGAEALLPVLDAPELPWALAEAVHDPAYLERWRSGSVTRAEERAMGFGWDAQIARRGRLSSGATLAATQDALSYGAGLHLGGGTHHAYAEHAEGFSFLNDVVIAAHWARTQGTGRVAVLDLDVHQGNGTAHMLEKQLWALPISLHAAGNYPFVKEPGGLNIELPGGTDDAAYLDALESRAFPALRHFRPDLLYFLAGADVLAGDQLGKLALTLGGVQQRDERVYALARELGVPHVTVMAGGYNHDPEQVVAARLNTLRAWLAVVPASN